The stretch of DNA ATATCTTCCACTCGAGGCGAATACCCTCCCGCCATGCTGATGGCCACGGGCAGGTCATACTGCTCACAAAATCGGTACACCAGCCTGTCGCGAGCCCGTAACCCGGCTTTCGTTAACGCCAGCCGTCCCATTTTGTCTCCCTCGAAGGGATCAGCACCCGCCAGAAACAACACCAGATCGGGTTGCGGAAAGCGCCTGGCACATGCGGCTAATCCCTCATCGAGAGCCGCCAGATAGGCGTCATCGCCGGTTTCATCGGGCAGACCACAATCCAGATCACTGGTCTCTTTCACAAACGGATAGTTGCGTTCGCTGTGAATCGAGAAGGTGAAAATCGAGGGATCCTGCCGGGTGATGGCGGCTGTCCCATTCCCCTGATGGACATCGCCATCGACAATCAACACTCGCTGAACCAGTTGTTCCTTCTGCAGCACTCGGGCGGCAATCACGCTGTCGTTAAAGATGCAAAAACCTTCGGCCCGGTCGGCATAGGCATGATGAGTTCCTCCTGCCAGATTCGCTCCAAACCCATGCACCAGCGCCGAACGGGCGGCTTCGATGGTGGCACCCGAAGACCGCCGTGATCGCTCAATCAACTCGGGCGACCAGGGAAACCCCAGCCGCTTGATGTCGTCGCGAGTCATCTCACCTGCCGACACCTTGTATAAGTAGTCGGCATTGTGCGCCAGTAGAATCTGCGCATCGGTGGCAGCGGGTGGTTCCAAAAGCTCGATGGTACAAGGATCAATTTCACCACTTCGCAGGGCCAGATCGATCCGTTCTCTCAATGCTGAATATTTGCTCATCGGGAAGCGATGGCCAGGTGGCAAGGGGAGGACAAATCGCTCGGTCGTGTAGATATGCATGCAAAAATCACTCATGATGGCGAGGAAGTCTCAACCACTCAGGAGATCCGATAAGTACCGGAAACTTGAGTGGCTGCCAGAGGGATGTTGTGAACGAGGGCAATTTCATCGACTTATATGCGTTGAATTTCGAAAACTTGCACTTCTGCAGATTTTAGACCTGGAGACTTCCATGCGTCATGAATTTATGACCAGCCAGCCTGTCAATCGTCGGGATCATCGAGCTGCGCATCCCACCTCCTCGTTCCTGTGTCAGTTGGCGATCAGCCTGTCACTGTGTCTCTGGCAGGCAGGCTCGATCACAAAAGTGATTGCAGCCGAGACTCGGCCTGAAAAACCGAATGTGATCATCATCAATTGCGATGACCTGGGCTATGCCGATGTGGGCGCGTTTGGTGCTACGATCTGCAAGACGCCTCAGATTGACAGGATGGCCAGAGAAGGGGTGAAAGCCACTTCATTTTATGTCGCTCAAGCCGTTTGCTCGGCTTCTCGCACAGCCCTGCTCACAGGCTGCCTGCCGAATCGTATCGGAATTCTCGGGGCACTCAGTCATGTTTCGAAGAACGGCATCGCTGACAGCGAAGTGACTCTGGGCGAACTCTTTCAGTCACAAGGGTATTCCACCGCCATGTATGGCAAATGGCACCTGGGCTGTCAGGCTCAGTTCCTGCCTGGTCGTCATGGGTTTGACGAAGCCTTTGGGATTCCTTACTCGAACGATATGTGGTCCAAAAACCCCAATGGCAAGTTCCCTCCCTTGCCTCTTTTCCGGCAGAAAGGGGATTCACCCGCTGAGATCATTGGCCATGACACCGATCAATCCCGCTTCACGACAGACTTCACGATGGCAGCGGTTTCGTTTATCGACCGGCACGCCGACAAACCCTTCTTCATCTATCTCGCTCACCCCATGCCCCACACGCCGATTTTTGTCAGCGAAGAGCGCAACAGCGGTGACAGAGCCCAGCTTTACCGAGATGTCATCGGCGAGATTGACTGGTCGGTTGGAACCATTCGACAGACACTCGAAAAGCATCAACTCACTCGCAAAACACTGGTGATTTTTACTTCTGATAATGGCCCGTGGCTGGTTTTTGGAAATCATGCCGGCAGCACAGGGCCGCTCCGCGAAGGGAAAGGAACCATGTGGGATGGTGGTGCCCGCGTTCCGTTTGTGGCCTGCTGGCCCGGTGTCATACCGCCCGATACGACGGTCGATCTTCCCATGGCCACCTACGACCTCTTTCCCACCTTTGCCAAAATGCTCGGTGCTAAACTTCCTGATCATCCGATCGATGGCGTGGATATCTGGCCCCAATTGACTGGTACCTCGAAAGTACAACCCCACAAATCGCTCTGGTTCTACTATGGCCGCGATTTGATTGCTGTGCGTTCCGGCCCATGGAAGCTCGTCTTCCCGCACACTTATGTCCATCCCGTGGAGCGGGGAAATGATGGCCAGCGCGGAAAGCTTGTCAACCAGAAGTTCAACGAGTTAGCACTTTACAATCTGGAATCTGATATTGGTGAAACGACGAATCTGGCCAGCCAGCATCCCGAAATCGTCGCGCAATTGGAGGCCTATGCTGAAGTCGCCCGTAACGAACTGGGTGACGCTTTGACCAATCGCAAAGGGAGCGGAGTCCGCCCTCCCGGCACAGTCAACGATTCCCCATCACTTGGAAACTGACAGGAGTATTGAACGCCATGGCCTCAACCCGCGTGTCGCTCT from Planctopirus ephydatiae encodes:
- a CDS encoding sulfatase family protein, producing MRHEFMTSQPVNRRDHRAAHPTSSFLCQLAISLSLCLWQAGSITKVIAAETRPEKPNVIIINCDDLGYADVGAFGATICKTPQIDRMAREGVKATSFYVAQAVCSASRTALLTGCLPNRIGILGALSHVSKNGIADSEVTLGELFQSQGYSTAMYGKWHLGCQAQFLPGRHGFDEAFGIPYSNDMWSKNPNGKFPPLPLFRQKGDSPAEIIGHDTDQSRFTTDFTMAAVSFIDRHADKPFFIYLAHPMPHTPIFVSEERNSGDRAQLYRDVIGEIDWSVGTIRQTLEKHQLTRKTLVIFTSDNGPWLVFGNHAGSTGPLREGKGTMWDGGARVPFVACWPGVIPPDTTVDLPMATYDLFPTFAKMLGAKLPDHPIDGVDIWPQLTGTSKVQPHKSLWFYYGRDLIAVRSGPWKLVFPHTYVHPVERGNDGQRGKLVNQKFNELALYNLESDIGETTNLASQHPEIVAQLEAYAEVARNELGDALTNRKGSGVRPPGTVNDSPSLGN
- a CDS encoding histone deacetylase family protein codes for the protein MHIYTTERFVLPLPPGHRFPMSKYSALRERIDLALRSGEIDPCTIELLEPPAATDAQILLAHNADYLYKVSAGEMTRDDIKRLGFPWSPELIERSRRSSGATIEAARSALVHGFGANLAGGTHHAYADRAEGFCIFNDSVIAARVLQKEQLVQRVLIVDGDVHQGNGTAAITRQDPSIFTFSIHSERNYPFVKETSDLDCGLPDETGDDAYLAALDEGLAACARRFPQPDLVLFLAGADPFEGDKMGRLALTKAGLRARDRLVYRFCEQYDLPVAISMAGGYSPRVEDIVEIHFATVLEGICWNLQRRDRR